Proteins encoded within one genomic window of Oncorhynchus nerka isolate Pitt River linkage group LG9b, Oner_Uvic_2.0, whole genome shotgun sequence:
- the LOC135565724 gene encoding sodium channel protein type 3 subunit alpha-like, giving the protein MIKIFARGFCVGPFTFLRDPWNWLDFSVISMAYLTEFVDLGNVSALRTFRVLRALKTISVIPGLKTIVGALIQSVKKLADVMVLTVFCLSVFALIGLQLFMGILRQKCVRSAAHCVNSSYNVNDTFTCNNRTWSSMNDFVTNEDNFYKVEGAKDALICGYGQDAGKCPEGFDCLRIGRNPNYGYTSFDSFGWAFLALFRLMTQDYWENLYHQTLRSAGKTYMVFFVLVIFLGSFYLVNLILAVVAMAYEEQNQATIQEAWMKEREFQLAMEHVRREQRNMC; this is encoded by the exons ATGATAAAGATATTTGCGAGAGGATTCTGTGTCGGGCCGTTCACCTTCCTGAGAGACCCATGGAACTGGCTAGATTTTAGTGTAATCTCTATGGC ATATCTCACGGAGTTTGTGGATCTGGGAAATGTGTCTGCGTTGAGAACATTCAGGGTCCTCCGAGCGCTGAAAACCATCTCTGTCATTCCAG GCCTGAAGACCATCGTTGGTGCTCTGATCCAGTCAGTGAAGAAGCTTGCGGACGTGATGGTCCTGACTGTGTTCTGCCTGAGCGTGTTCGCCCTCATCGGCCTGCAGCTCTTCATGGGCATCCTGCGGCAGAAGTGCGTCCGTAGCGCGGCACACTGCGTCAACTCGTCATACAACGTCAACGACACCTTCACCTGCAACAACAGGACCTGGAGCTCCATGAACGACTTTGTCACCAATGAAG ATAATTTCTACAAAGTTGAAGGAGCAAAGGATGCCTTAATTTGTGGATATGGACAAGATGCAGG GAAGTGTCCTGAGGGATTTGACTGTCTGAGAATAGGAAGGAACCCTAACTATGGTTATACCAGCTTCGACAGCTTTGGCTGGGCTTTCCTGGCGCTCTTCCGGCTGATGACCCAGGACTACTGGGAGAACCTCTATCATCAG ACTCTGCGTTCAGCAGGGAAAACCTACATGGTCTTCTTTGTGCTGGTCATCTTTCTGGGTTCCTTCTACCTGGTCAACCTGATCCTGGCTGTGGTGGCCATGGCCTACGAGGAACAGAACCAGGCCACCATCCAGGAGGCCTGGATGAAGGAGAGGGAGTTCCAGCTGGCCATGGAACATGTACgcagagaacagagg AATATGTGTTAA